The following proteins are co-located in the Pyricularia oryzae 70-15 chromosome 1, whole genome shotgun sequence genome:
- a CDS encoding ribosome biogenesis protein YTM1: MNATTEQEAIVKVLFTTTEQGLELPESKRLLLVPADIRRYGLSRVLNSESMLNTAAPIPFDFLVNGTFLRTTLEDYLKENGLPFEKTVTLQYVRSLVPPAYEASFEHDDWVSSVDLLSATSSAGKWSGSSFLQGQDRILSASYDGLLRIWNGSGQALATSSVVNRGPLCGLKSAKFMSSTKIAAAGLDRTVRIWDYTEADDHFSGQLKPTLELYGHRSIIESLGVDGSSRRILTACADGSIGLWTTSKKLAPEAPTALLPQTYATKRRKGSTTSANIIAQRGALSLIPVHSRPVSAAIFDPQNQHTAYSASQDHTLKVLDLTTSRVVSTITTSNALMSACYLSNKSAPLIAAGTSSRNVTLIDPRESAAATSVMTLRGHINVVSSVSASPDNEYSLVSGSHDGTCRIWDLRSVRPAAGKEETGLGSVGESVYLIERESLGDKKRPLAGEGVKVFDVQWDKTWGIVSGGEDKKVQINKGRNIISS, encoded by the exons AGGTCCTGTTCACCACCACCGAACAAGGCCTTGAGCTTCCCGAGTCAAAGAGGTTATTGCTCGTACCAGCAG ATATCCGTCGGTATGGCCTCTCAAGAGTTCTCAACTCCGAGTCTATGCTCAACACCGCGGCCCCAATACCGTTTGACTTTCTCGTAAACGGCACATTTCTCCGAACCACATTGGAAGACTACCTCAAGGAGAATGGTCTCCCATTCGAAAAGACAGTGACCCTGCAATACGTCAGGAGTTTAGTGCCTCCGGCGTACGAGGCGAGCTTCGAACACGACGATTGGGTCAGCAGCGTCGACTTGCTGTCTGCCACCTCCTCAGCCGGTAAATGGTCAGGGAGCTCTTTCCTTCAGGGTCAGGACCGTATTCTTTCGGCGTCATACGATGGTCTGTTGAGGATATGGAACGGCTCAGGTCAGGCCCTGGCGACGTCGTCAGTTGTTAACCGCGGACCGTTGTGTGGTCTCAAGTCGGCAAAGTTCATGTCGTCTACGAAGATCGCCGCGGCGGGTTTGGACAGGACTGTGCGGATATGGGACTATACGGAAGCCGATGATCACTTTTCAGGCCAGCTAAAGCCCACGCTCGAGCTTTACGGCCACAGGAGTATAATCGAGTCACTGGGCGTCGATGGTAGCTCGAGACGGATCCTGACAGCTTGCGCAGACGGTTCCATCGGTTTGTGGACGACATCAAAGAAACTTGCTCCCGAGGCGCCGACCGCACTTTTACCCCAGACTTACGCCACCAAGAGGAGAAAGGGTTCAACAACCAGCGCAAACATAATCGCTCAGCGTGGTGCTCTGTCTCTGATCCCCGTGCACAGCCGCCCTGTCAGCGCTGCCATCTTCGACCCGCAAAACCAGCACACGGCATACAGCGCTTCGCAAGACCACACTCTCAAGGTGCTGGATTTGACGACAAGCCGTGTCGTCAGCACAATCACAACCTCAAACGCCCTCATGTCTGCCTGTTATCTCTCCAACAAATCAGCTCCGCTCATCGCAGCCGGAACGTCATCGCGGAATGTCACTCTCATAGATCCTCGAGAAAGCGCCGCCGCGACATCGGTCATGACGCTGCGCGGCCATATCAACGTTGTCTCTTCAGTCTCGGCCTCCCCGGACAACGAATATTCATTAGTGTCTGGATCCCACGACGGCACATGTCGTATTTGGGACCTGCGAAGCGTCCGTCCCGCCGCCGGCAAGGAAGAAACTGGACTCGGAAGCGTGGGAGAGTCTGTTTATTTAATCGAGCGCGAGAGTCTGGGTGACAAGAAGAGGCCTTTGGCAGGCGAGGGAGTCAAGGTCTTTGACGTGCAGTGGGACAAGACATGGGGTATCGTGAGTGGAGGAGAGGACAAAAAGGTGCAAATCAACAAGGGAAGGAATATAATATCATCTTGA